The DNA region CAGAAGAAAGACCCCACCGCGGCCATTTCCGAGCCGGTGAAGCCGATCGTCTACTACGTCGACAACGGCGCGCCGGAGCCGATTCGCAGCGCGTTGGTCAATGGGGCGGCGTGGTGGAACGCGGCGTTCGAAGCCGCCGGTTTCAAGAACGCCTTTCAAGTGAAGGTCCTGCCGGAAGGCGCGGACCCGATGGACCTGCGCTACAACATGATCAACTGGGTGCATCGCTCGACTCGCGGCTGGTCATATGGAGGAAGCGTCACCGATCCGCGAACGGGTGAGATCATCAAAGGCAACGTTACCCTGGGCTCGCTAAGAATTCGACAGGACTACATGCTGGGGACCGGTCTGATTCCGGCGTTCGCAGCCAACGGCCAGGGTGAAGGCGAGTGTGAGTTCGGCGCGGCCGCGGATCTGGACTACCTCACGGACCTCGATCCCGCGACCGATGCGGCGGCGATGTCGCTGGCACGGATACATCAGTTGTCCGCGCACGAAGTCGGGCACACTCTTGGGCTGGCGCACAACTTCGCGGCGAGCACTTATGGCCGCGCCTCGGTGATGGACTACCCCGCGCCGACGGTCGAAATAAAGAACGCCAAGTTGGATCTGTCAAACGCGTACGCGGTGGGCATCGGCGCTTACGACAAGTTCGCGATCAAGTACGCCTACTCCGAATTCGCTCCGGGCGCGAACGAATCGGCTGAGCTTGAACGCATACTGCAAGAAGGCGGTGCGGCGGGGATGTTGTTCATCTCGGACGCGGACGCGCGCCCGCCTGGCGCCGCTCATCCGCTTGCGAATCTTTGGGACAACGGTGACGACCCGATAGCGACGCTTCGACACGAGATGGAAGTGCGACGCATCGGGCTTTCGGAATTCGGATTGAAGAACATTCCGACGGGCACCCCGTTGTCGTTGCTCGAAGCCAGGCTGCTTCCGCTCTACTTGCATCATCGCTATCAGCTTCAAGCGGCGGTCAAGTCCGTCGGAGGAGTCTACTATACCTATGCCGTGAAGACGGCTTCAGGAGCCAATCCTGCCAAGGTGCAGGAAATCGTTTCGCCCGCGCGGCAGCGCGACGCGCTCGCCGCGGTGTTGGAGACGATAAAGGTTGACGCGCTCGCAATCCCGCCGCGAATACTCGATCTGATTCCTCCGCGGGCGTTCGGTTACGAGGGCGGAACTACTGAACTGTTCAGCAAGCGAACCGCCCCGACGTTCGACCCCATTGCGGCGGCCACCATCGCGGCGGACTTTGGCGTCTCGGGATTGCTCGATCCGAACCGAGCCGCGCGGCTGATCGAGTTCCACTCACGCAACGGCGCGAACCCCGACTTCAAAGAAGTGGTCGACGCGTTGGTCGGAGCCACCTGGAAGACCGCAACACCGAAGAACGCTTATCACGCGGAGATCGCTCGCGCGGTGCAGAGCTTGACGGTTAACCAACTGATGGAGCTTGCGGCTGATTCCGCCGCCTCGACGCAAGTTCGAGCCGTCGCAACGGAGACACTTCGCGGATTGAATTCCTGGTTGAAGCTTCCGGCCTCGGGGGCGAGCAACGCCGCGCATCGAAACGCCACACGCGAAGACATCGAACGTTTCCTGGCGCGCCCCGATGCCACGCGCAAGCAGACTCCGCCGTTGCCCACGCCACCCGGCGACCCAATCGGGTCGAAGGCATCCAAGAACTAACCTGAACGCAGAAGGAGACCTCAAACACTATGCCGTACGCCGACAACTCTGGGGTGAAAATCTACTGGGAGGAGCAGGGAGAGGGCGACCCGATTCTGCTCATTATGGGGCTGGGCTACACGATGGACATGTGGTATCGCACTGTGCCCGCCGTCTCCAAACACTATCGGACGATCAGCTTTGACAACCGCGGCGTTGGGCGCACCGACGTTCCTCCCGGTCCTTATCCCATTGCTGCGATGGCTGCGGACGCGGCCGCGGTTATGGATTCAGCGGGAGTGACTCGCGCGCACGTTTTTGGTATATCGATGGGTGGAATGATCGCGCAAGAATTCGCGCTTCAATATCCGGAGCGCACGCGTTCGCTCATTCTAGGTTGCACCAGTCACGGCGGACCACAGTCGGTGCTGGCCGATGCGGAAGTGATCACCACGCTGATGGCGAGAGGAACAATGTCCGCCGAAGAAGGGATTCACGCGATGATCCCTTTCATCTACGCTCCCTCGACTCCGCTCGAGCGGATTGAAGAGGATCTCGAAATCAGACGGCGAACGTTCCCGACGGCTCAGGGCTACTTTGCGCAGGTTCAGGGAATCTTTGCGTACGAATCTCTCAACCGCCTGTCTCAACTCAAAGTGCCCACGCTGGTCGTGCACGGCGAATCAGACCGGTTGGTTCCGCCCGAGAACGGCCGGCGTCTTGCGCGGCTAATAAGCGGCGCGAAATTGGTGATGATCCCCGTTGCAAGCCACATCTTCCCGACCGATCAACCAGACGCGGCTCATGACGCGATCCTGGGTTTCCTCGCCGAGCAAAGCGCAACGTAAGAGTGTGTAAGAGTCAGACTTCCCGGGAATCCCCCCAACGGAGTTGGGGGATCGTTCATACTCAGCCTACAAGTGCGAGGCCCCCGCCGCTTCCCTCCTGATTCCTCTTTCGCGCGCCACTCGCGGCGTGAGTGGCGCGCGAAAGAGGAATCCCGAAGAGAGGGAGTAGACCCTTTGGCTGTAGGCTAGGTATGAACAATCCACCAACTGCGTTGGTGGGATTGAACAGCGACGCTCAGCGAAGTGTCAGGCTGTGACCCTCGGCCGACGGGAGCGAAACTCGAAGCAGCGTTGCAAGCGTTGGAGCGATGTCTCGCATATCTATCTGACCCAGGTCACGGCCCGCCGCGATGCCAGGACCGGCGATGAAGAACGATGAGTTCATCTCGGCTACATCGGGCGCGTAACCGTGGGTCCCTCCAGGTCTGACTGCCCCCGTCGCCGGCCCTTGAAGCTTCGAACCAAGCCGATAGCCCGATCGCAACGCAACAACAAATAAAGCATCCGGGAAACCACCCAGCCCGCGAGCCGCGGCGCGATCGACGACTTTCGCTACGCCCGATGCCGGGTCGCTGGCCAGCCGGTTCAGGACTTCGCCCGCGATCTTTCTCGCTTCACTGTCGGCTTCATCACGAAGCATGATTCCGGCCGAGCCCCCTCCGTACCAGGCGAACGCGCGCCAGGATTTTACTTTTCCTTGCTCGTTCAACTCGATCAGTCCCGCTTCGCGAAGCGCCGAGTTCAAATTGACTTCTTTGTCGGTTAGCTTGAAGCCATGGTCCGACACCACGCAGATGATCGCGCGGCCGTTGCCGATCTTCTCGGCCGCCTGGCGAAGCTGACCGACGATCGAATCTATCTTCTCGAGCCAAACAAAGGTCTGCGCACTGTAAGGACCACTTCGATGTTCCTCGTCGTCGAGGCTGCCAAAATAAGAAAGATGAAAACGCGGCTTCTTCTTTTCGAGAAGGTAGACATTGAAAAGCGCGCGTCGAACGTCGCCCGCGACAGAATAGTCGTTCCCATCTGTGTAAGGACCGACGGCGGCTTCGGCTTCGCGCAGAAGTCCCGGCGTTGACAGCGCGCGAATCACCTTGCGGTCTTCAGCGTTGTCGGCGCGCCAGTACTGAGCGATGTTGAAGCTGATGTTCGCGCCAACTGTGACCGGCCAGTCTACGCTGGCTGTCGCGATTCCGGCCTTCGCGCATGCGTCCCACAGGGTCGGAACTCTTATGTCCTCGGCGTACCAGTACCAGCCGTTCAGGTTCTTGCTGTAGGGATCGAACGGCGAGTTGGCGATGACGCCATGTCTGGCCGGAGAGACGCCGGTGACCATCGTCGTGTGACTCGGATAGGTGACGGTTGGCAGCACACCGGTAACCCCGGAAGCGTAAGCGCCCCCGGCAACAAGCTTTCTCAGGTTCGGAATTTTTAAGCCGTGCTTGTCGGCTTCGAGCACGTAGTCCGGCTTCAACCCGTCGATCGAGATAAGCACGACGGGCACGGCGGCAGGATTCTGCGCCTCCGAAGCGAACCACATTGGCTTAATAAGAGTCAGCAGCAAGCTCGCGAACACGATCCTTCTCATTCATACCTCCGGGCGGCGTAGACCTGTGAGGGCGGCCCTCCGTGGCCGTACTCGGCGCCGATCACTTTTACCGCAACTAATCGCGTTTGGCAAAAAACAAAACGGGGGGAGGGCGGGCCACGGACGGCCGCCCTTACAGGCGTTCCTGAAAAAGTTCTTGACGCGATTCAGGTATTTCTAGTATTCTGGAAATATGAACAGCGAGGGGACGGCACGGTATGCAGATATGTTCGCGGCGCTCGGGGCCGAGCCGAGACTTCAGATAGTCCGGCTCCTGCTCTCAGCCCACCCGGACGGGATGATCGTCGGCGACATCCAAACCGAGCTTGAAATACCAAACTCGACGCTGTCTCACCATCTCGAAAAGCTCAGGATGGAGGGGCTGGTGATCGCGCGGAAAGACAAGCAGTGGTTGTGGTACTCGGCAAACGCCGACGCGCTTCAAGACCTGCTCGGTTTTCTCTACGCCGAATGCTGCACACGCAGCAAAGTGGTCGAACCGGTTAAGATCACTTCTCCAAAGGCCCGAAGGTAGACGCGAAGCCGGATGAGGCGGTCAGTTAACAGAAAAGGGGGAATCGCACGTGAATGGTATCGAACGAGATAAGGGGACGCTTGGTATAAAGCACATCTGCGCTTTGTTGACCATTTGTCTATTCACGGCTCAGGCATTGGCTCAAGACCCTTTGAAGACCTTGCCTCAAGCCTACAAACTCCACTTTGAAAACGATTGGGTGAAAGTGACGCGGGTTCACTACGCGCCCAACGAAAAGCTTCCGCCACATCAACATACGCAGACCGCATCCGCGTATGTTTACTTGAATGACAGCGGCCCGGTCGTCTTCAAACACATTGGCCTGGCGTATGGGGCGGTCACTCGACCTGCAACCAAGGCGGGAAGCTTCCGCCTTTATCAAGGGCTGAAGGAGATTCACGAAGTCGAGAACCTGTCGGACCTTCCAAGCGAATTCTTGCGGGTTGAGCTCAAAACCGAACCGTTGAACGAGAAGACCCTGCGGGGCCGTTTTTATCGCGAAGCTTCTCCGGCCGGTGAGAACTTTCAAAAAGTGCAGTTTGAAAATGAACAGATACGAATCAGCCGTTTGGTTTGCGCACCCGGCAAGTCGCTGGAATTCTCTACCAACGCAACCGAGCCGGCTTTGCTCGTAGCGTTGATCCCATCGAATTTCAAGGTGGACGAAGGTAAACGCAAGACCGGCGCGTTGAGACTCGAGATGGGTCAGACAAGATGGATCGCAGCCGGTCAGCAACAGAGATTCGAGAATGCCGGCAACGCACCGGCGGAGTTGCTGCGCTTCGATTTCAAAACGAAACCTCTCGCTAAAGACGTGCTCGAAAAGAACAATAAACACGAGCATCCGAAAAAGTGAGAGTTGTTCCTGATATGAACAGGATCGCCACCAAGAAAGCGAAAAAAGGAGATGAACAGTGTCAAAGCAAATTGAAGAAGCAGTACGAGACCGATACGGTTCATTTGCCGAAAGCGGGCTCTCAAGTGAGCACGCGGGAGTGCGAGCGGTTGCCGAAGCATTCGGATACTCAGCCGAAGAGCTCTCCTCCATACCGGCCGAAGCCAACATGGGGTTGTCTTGCGGGAACCCGACGGCTTCCGCGCATCTTCGCCCGGGCGAGGTCGTGGTCGATCTCGGTTGCGGAGGCGGGCTTGATATTTTCCTCGCCTCACCCAAGGTTGGTCCCGAAGGCCGGGCAATCGGAATCGACATGACGCCCGAGATGATCGAGCGCGCTCGCAGAAATGCGGAGAAGGGAGGCTACACCAACGTCGAGTTTCACCTGGCGAAGATCGACCATCTGCCGCTCCCGGACAACTCTGTTGACTGCGTGATCAGCAACTGCGTCATCAACCTCGCACCCGACAAGCAAGCCGTCTTTCGAGAGATCGTCCGCGTGCTCAAACCCGGGGGAAGGCTTGCAGTGAGCGACATCGCGCTCAAGAAGGAGCTGCCGCCTGAAGTGTCGAGCGATCTACTGGCGTACGTGGGGTGCGTGGCCGGGGCGATTCTAACCGGCGATTACAAACGAGGCCTGTTGGAAGCGGGGTTCGCGCACGCGGAAATCGTGGATACAAAACGCGATCTCAACGTCTACGACAAGATCGACAATCAGCAGGCCTGTTGCACGCCTTCAACAGCGTTGCCGGTTGCGGCGACCGGTTGTTGCGCGCCGGCTGAAACCTCGGAACGCAATCACCTGACCGACCTGCTGAGCCGCTACAGAGTCAATGACTATGCTGCGAGCGTTCGTGTGTACGCGGTTAAGCCGGCTGCTTGATTGTCAGGTTTGAATCGTACGCCGAACCTAATCGAGATCCGTTTCGGGCTTTCTACGAATTAGCCCAGGCGTTCAGAGACTGTGTCAACACCCGAGAATCCCACCCACGGCAGAGGGGTTCCCCACACTGCTGTGTGGGGTACCCCCAACCGAGTTGGTGGGACTGTGGGTAGCCGCTGTAAGAGCTGTCGCCCTTTTC from Acidobacteriota bacterium includes:
- a CDS encoding zinc-dependent metalloprotease yields the protein MPRLMIALLITVIALPPLAVVAQEKPQDKTISARTVGLQKLDGYVPLYWDANGGKMLMEISRFNAEFLYQVSLPTGVGSNPLGLDRGQLGASQVVRFERIGPKVLMIAANYRYRAISPEAAERRAVEESFAQSVLWGFKVEALEGDRVLVDATAFFLRDAHGVIDRLRQARQGQYRLDETRSAFFLARTKAFPKNTEVETILTFSSDGDPGPLVRETVPSPQSLTVREHHSLVELPGDGYKPRKLDPRVGVHGITFNDYASPIIEPVEKRWIARHRLQKKDPTAAISEPVKPIVYYVDNGAPEPIRSALVNGAAWWNAAFEAAGFKNAFQVKVLPEGADPMDLRYNMINWVHRSTRGWSYGGSVTDPRTGEIIKGNVTLGSLRIRQDYMLGTGLIPAFAANGQGEGECEFGAAADLDYLTDLDPATDAAAMSLARIHQLSAHEVGHTLGLAHNFAASTYGRASVMDYPAPTVEIKNAKLDLSNAYAVGIGAYDKFAIKYAYSEFAPGANESAELERILQEGGAAGMLFISDADARPPGAAHPLANLWDNGDDPIATLRHEMEVRRIGLSEFGLKNIPTGTPLSLLEARLLPLYLHHRYQLQAAVKSVGGVYYTYAVKTASGANPAKVQEIVSPARQRDALAAVLETIKVDALAIPPRILDLIPPRAFGYEGGTTELFSKRTAPTFDPIAAATIAADFGVSGLLDPNRAARLIEFHSRNGANPDFKEVVDALVGATWKTATPKNAYHAEIARAVQSLTVNQLMELAADSAASTQVRAVATETLRGLNSWLKLPASGASNAAHRNATREDIERFLARPDATRKQTPPLPTPPGDPIGSKASKN
- a CDS encoding alpha/beta fold hydrolase, whose protein sequence is MPYADNSGVKIYWEEQGEGDPILLIMGLGYTMDMWYRTVPAVSKHYRTISFDNRGVGRTDVPPGPYPIAAMAADAAAVMDSAGVTRAHVFGISMGGMIAQEFALQYPERTRSLILGCTSHGGPQSVLADAEVITTLMARGTMSAEEGIHAMIPFIYAPSTPLERIEEDLEIRRRTFPTAQGYFAQVQGIFAYESLNRLSQLKVPTLVVHGESDRLVPPENGRRLARLISGAKLVMIPVASHIFPTDQPDAAHDAILGFLAEQSAT
- a CDS encoding ectonucleotide pyrophosphatase/phosphodiesterase, which encodes MRRIVFASLLLTLIKPMWFASEAQNPAAVPVVLISIDGLKPDYVLEADKHGLKIPNLRKLVAGGAYASGVTGVLPTVTYPSHTTMVTGVSPARHGVIANSPFDPYSKNLNGWYWYAEDIRVPTLWDACAKAGIATASVDWPVTVGANISFNIAQYWRADNAEDRKVIRALSTPGLLREAEAAVGPYTDGNDYSVAGDVRRALFNVYLLEKKKPRFHLSYFGSLDDEEHRSGPYSAQTFVWLEKIDSIVGQLRQAAEKIGNGRAIICVVSDHGFKLTDKEVNLNSALREAGLIELNEQGKVKSWRAFAWYGGGSAGIMLRDEADSEARKIAGEVLNRLASDPASGVAKVVDRAAARGLGGFPDALFVVALRSGYRLGSKLQGPATGAVRPGGTHGYAPDVAEMNSSFFIAGPGIAAGRDLGQIDMRDIAPTLATLLRVSLPSAEGHSLTLR
- a CDS encoding metalloregulator ArsR/SmtB family transcription factor, which codes for MNSEGTARYADMFAALGAEPRLQIVRLLLSAHPDGMIVGDIQTELEIPNSTLSHHLEKLRMEGLVIARKDKQWLWYSANADALQDLLGFLYAECCTRSKVVEPVKITSPKARR
- the arsM gene encoding arsenite methyltransferase, which gives rise to MSKQIEEAVRDRYGSFAESGLSSEHAGVRAVAEAFGYSAEELSSIPAEANMGLSCGNPTASAHLRPGEVVVDLGCGGGLDIFLASPKVGPEGRAIGIDMTPEMIERARRNAEKGGYTNVEFHLAKIDHLPLPDNSVDCVISNCVINLAPDKQAVFREIVRVLKPGGRLAVSDIALKKELPPEVSSDLLAYVGCVAGAILTGDYKRGLLEAGFAHAEIVDTKRDLNVYDKIDNQQACCTPSTALPVAATGCCAPAETSERNHLTDLLSRYRVNDYAASVRVYAVKPAA